The nucleotide window AGTAAGATCATTTCAAAGTGGAAGTATGTAGGGAACGCCTTAGCCTCCTGGGTCATAGCCTTGACCCTGATATATGCGTTCCACCTTAGGGTAGAGAACGGAGAGAGCATAGTGTTCCCCATCGTTTCCCTTTTCTTTCCCTTCGTAGGTACATTTGCCAACAGGCTCTTTCTGCCAACAGCTTTGCCTAACCCCATAAAAGCCAAGGGACTGTCGAGGTCTATCATTATCTACAGACACGTTTTAGGAAACGCATCGGTGGTTGCTCTATCCACTATTTCAACCGCCTTCATTGACATGCTCATCTCCGAGTTCCTGGTTGAATCCATCTTTTATTGGCCTGGGCTTGGTCTCCTTCTGAGGATAGGTGCCCTATATGGAGATTTCAAGTTAATTGAGGGAGTTCTCATTTTCTACTCTTCAATAGTGCTTCTGTCAGGACTGATAGGAGACATTTTTTACGGGTTCATTGACCCCAGGGTGAGACGATGAGGAAAACTGTTCTAGCTCTTAGCGTTTACCTAGCGTGGGCTTTGATTTTCTCCCTATACCACCTCCCTTCAGGCAAGCCCCTCCTTCCGCCGTCAATTTCTCATCCCTTAGGAACGTATGTAAATGGTTTAGACATGATAAACGTTAACGCCAGGGCAGTTGTAGATACTTTATTATTCGGCCTTTTGGTGTCGTCTGTGGAAGTGGCAATAGGGATCACGTATGGAGCGCTTGCAGGTAACCTATGTGGTACTGTCAGATCCGTAATGATGAGGGTAGCTGATGGTGTAAACTCCCTCCCTAGAGTACCTCTTCTCATGGCTATCATACTCCTCTTCGCCACACCTGAGATAACTTTCGTTAAGGCCAACTTTTTCCTGACGGCGATTGTGGTAGCTCTCACGGGCTGGCCTGTAATCTCGAGGCAGGCATCAGAAATCCTTTGCAAGCAAAATCCAATATCAGGGGTGGATGTAATTCCGCTTATGGATAAACTGAAAAGCAGCTACGGTTACGTACTACCCATAATTAAAAGGTACTCCATTATTTCTGTCATAGACGGTGTAGCCGTTTACACTGCCCTTGGAGTCATAGCTGGGGTTGGTGACCCGAAC belongs to Metallosphaera tengchongensis and includes:
- a CDS encoding peptide ABC transporter permease, translating into MRKTVLALSVYLAWALIFSLYHLPSGKPLLPPSISHPLGTYVNGLDMINVNARAVVDTLLFGLLVSSVEVAIGITYGALAGNLCGTVRSVMMRVADGVNSLPRVPLLMAIILLFATPEITFVKANFFLTAIVVALTGWPVISRQASEILCKQNPISGVDVIPLMDKLKSSYGYVLPIIKRYSIISVIDGVAVYTALGVIAGVGDPNYPTLTTLLNSSRLFAYWWLFLPPAAFRALFLVLLFLVSDYVVK